In one window of Brevinematales bacterium DNA:
- a CDS encoding flagellar hook-associated protein 3: protein MIGRVTQNSISNEFLFYLKDRMVEMNKRQIDLTSMSKIRMPEDDPVGTTMSMQFQSRLREIETYIRNIEEGEARLNLMDSNLQSATDILHRVRELTVQAANGTYTKDDTKKMAIEVDQLIRELVNIANAYYKQTNLYGGYKTDLPFRVEYGLSEELDYEVVKKVVYMGDDGVVMRQADTFDFVQINLNGNRLFASENMVIKSSIPGTGFIADRDMSFKIDGVEVKVYKGDTLEVIVEKINSLKIPVKAYIDNSTGNNFLTLESTIPHNITVEDVGDGDVMERLGIVRKGAPATLNYNPEAKIYVLSLFDVLIKIRDDMLAGRQQNLGGEDLSLIDNGLDNFLRYRAEIGARAERLKVVNTRLNADIVYVKDILAKTQATDIPQTVVELRMLELTHQAGLQVGARLMGLSLLNFLR, encoded by the coding sequence ATGATAGGTAGAGTCACTCAGAATTCCATATCAAATGAATTTCTTTTCTACTTGAAGGATAGAATGGTTGAAATGAATAAAAGACAAATAGATTTGACAAGTATGAGTAAGATAAGGATGCCTGAAGATGATCCTGTAGGTACTACTATGTCGATGCAGTTTCAGAGTAGGTTAAGAGAGATAGAAACCTATATAAGGAATATTGAAGAGGGTGAAGCTAGACTTAATCTTATGGATTCAAACCTACAGAGTGCTACTGATATATTACATAGAGTTAGGGAACTTACAGTACAAGCGGCAAATGGTACCTACACTAAGGATGATACCAAAAAGATGGCTATAGAAGTTGATCAACTGATAAGGGAGCTTGTTAATATTGCTAATGCTTATTACAAGCAGACAAATCTCTATGGGGGTTATAAAACTGATTTACCTTTTAGAGTTGAATATGGCCTTTCGGAAGAACTTGACTATGAAGTTGTTAAGAAGGTTGTTTATATGGGTGATGATGGAGTTGTGATGAGGCAAGCTGATACATTTGATTTTGTACAGATAAATTTGAATGGTAATAGACTTTTTGCTTCGGAGAATATGGTTATAAAGTCATCTATACCAGGTACAGGCTTTATTGCGGATAGAGATATGTCTTTTAAAATAGATGGAGTTGAGGTGAAAGTTTATAAAGGTGATACTCTTGAGGTTATTGTTGAAAAAATAAATAGTCTGAAAATACCTGTTAAAGCTTACATTGATAACTCAACAGGTAATAATTTCCTTACGCTTGAAAGTACTATACCACACAATATAACTGTTGAAGATGTAGGAGATGGCGATGTTATGGAAAGACTTGGAATAGTAAGGAAAGGTGCTCCAGCTACACTTAATTACAATCCAGAAGCTAAAATATATGTGCTTTCTCTGTTTGATGTACTGATAAAAATAAGGGACGATATGCTAGCAGGAAGACAACAGAACTTAGGTGGTGAGGATTTATCTCTTATTGATAATGGGCTTGATAATTTTTTGAGGTATAGGGCTGAAATTGGTGCTAGAGCTGAAAGATTGAAAGTTGTAAACACAAGATTGAATGCAGATATAGTTTATGTAAAAGATATACTAGCCAAAACACAAGCTACAGATATTCCTCAAACTGTTGTTGAACTTAGAATGTTAGAATTAACCCATCAAGCAGGTCTACAAGTTGGTGCTAGATTAATGGGGCTTTCATTACTGAATTTCCTAAGATAA